The Nitrospinota bacterium genome has a window encoding:
- a CDS encoding glycosyltransferase, giving the protein MPEIAVVVPTLNEEELILAKIADLRRTDYPSDRMTVVVVDGGSVDQTTKLIRQEIARGEPIHLVSLNGARGKSYQINHVLGILTQDIVVFTDVDSVLEPSCIRELISVLERDPNTAVAGATVRPDTALLEERIHWWFQNYLWWLEGEVLSSAGVSGVCFAVRRETVLPLPQDAYADDVHVAFAAGARGFRARLCRKAHATEIRVPQTASEFVQFRRRRGSVYLSELLRPSKDLHPPVSWKLARLMRLWHFLVTPKVGVVLAVSACVLLGTPYWHWPLLTFAAFAAPACAALIASKTLAVERSGWWSLNLAASRLLVLNLVSMLTLKYRPPVRGPVGGKP; this is encoded by the coding sequence TTGCCTGAAATTGCGGTCGTCGTGCCGACCCTAAACGAAGAGGAGCTAATTTTAGCCAAGATCGCCGATCTGCGGCGTACCGACTACCCCAGCGACCGGATGACAGTTGTGGTGGTCGATGGAGGGTCGGTCGATCAGACCACGAAACTCATACGTCAGGAGATCGCACGGGGGGAGCCAATCCATCTTGTCTCCCTGAACGGCGCTCGAGGAAAGTCGTACCAGATCAATCATGTGCTTGGAATCTTGACGCAGGATATCGTTGTATTCACTGATGTGGATTCGGTGCTCGAACCTTCCTGTATTAGGGAACTCATCAGCGTGTTAGAGCGCGACCCAAACACAGCGGTAGCTGGCGCCACCGTGCGGCCTGATACCGCTCTCCTGGAAGAACGCATTCATTGGTGGTTTCAAAATTATTTATGGTGGCTTGAGGGCGAGGTCCTGTCATCTGCTGGTGTCAGTGGGGTCTGCTTTGCCGTACGGCGAGAGACTGTTCTACCCCTCCCACAGGATGCCTATGCTGACGACGTCCACGTCGCTTTCGCCGCTGGGGCTCGGGGCTTTCGTGCGCGCCTCTGTCGCAAGGCGCACGCAACAGAAATCCGCGTCCCCCAGACGGCGAGCGAGTTCGTGCAATTTCGGCGTCGCCGTGGATCGGTCTACCTGTCCGAGCTGCTGCGCCCGTCGAAGGACCTCCACCCTCCCGTGAGCTGGAAGCTGGCGCGGCTGATGCGGCTGTGGCACTTCCTGGTGACGCCGAAGGTCGGGGTCGTCCTGGCCGTCTCAGCCTGCGTGCTCCTCGGGACGCCCTACTGGCACTGGCCGCTGTTGACCTTCGCTGCCTTCGCCGCTCCAGCATGTGCGGCCCTGATTGCTTCCAAGACTCTGGCGGTCGAAAGGAGCGGGTGGTGGAGCTTGAACCTGGCTGCAAGCCGATTGTTGGTCCTTAACTTGGTATCCATGTTGACGTTGAAATACCGCCCCCCAGTACGGGGTCCCGTGGGAGGGAAACCATGA
- a CDS encoding radical SAM protein, with translation MIRSRHLKMASRFLAHRFRELHPFEVQASLLNACNLRCVYCCCPDIKTRMMTTEQWKTIIRSLGALGTMRIKFQGGEPTLRADFRDLCSEVQKAGIICAVITHGLEVANKPELLDYLDEIVFSLDSATPEINDSLRGQGTHAEAVKAIDIARHRGLRTYLSMVVNKETLGEVEALLEFCEARGVGFHAQPIIFGRQYFDETARRLALTDEEVRALHKRLAGWKSQGRRLMFSVRSYEKTLEWKDYGELAIQSPGESSCMAGKDYIHIEPNGDVLPCNQHGANFTPKNIIKDGLDEALRHTRRHNCGDCFSVFLNERKALFGLRPAALREVVRRG, from the coding sequence ATGATTCGTTCCCGTCATCTCAAGATGGCCTCACGCTTTCTTGCCCACCGCTTCCGGGAGCTGCACCCCTTCGAGGTCCAGGCCAGCCTCTTAAACGCCTGCAACCTCCGGTGCGTCTACTGCTGTTGCCCCGATATTAAGACTCGGATGATGACGACGGAGCAGTGGAAGACTATAATCCGCAGTCTTGGAGCTCTTGGTACGATGCGCATCAAGTTCCAGGGGGGCGAGCCCACCCTCCGGGCGGATTTCCGAGACCTGTGTTCCGAGGTTCAGAAAGCCGGGATTATTTGCGCTGTTATCACTCATGGGCTCGAAGTCGCCAACAAACCAGAGTTGCTCGATTATCTCGACGAAATCGTTTTCAGCTTGGACTCGGCAACCCCAGAGATCAACGATTCTCTTCGCGGTCAGGGGACGCATGCCGAAGCTGTCAAAGCGATCGACATCGCGCGTCATCGCGGTCTACGGACCTATTTGAGTATGGTTGTCAACAAGGAGACACTCGGTGAGGTGGAGGCCCTGCTGGAGTTCTGTGAGGCCCGGGGAGTGGGGTTTCACGCCCAGCCGATTATCTTCGGGAGGCAATACTTCGACGAGACGGCGCGGCGTTTAGCGTTGACAGACGAAGAGGTGAGGGCCCTGCATAAACGTCTTGCGGGGTGGAAGTCCCAGGGTCGCCGATTAATGTTTTCGGTACGATCCTACGAGAAAACATTGGAATGGAAGGATTACGGCGAGCTTGCGATACAGAGTCCGGGCGAGTCTTCGTGTATGGCAGGCAAAGATTACATCCACATCGAACCTAACGGCGACGTACTCCCGTGCAATCAGCATGGGGCAAACTTCACCCCAAAAAATATAATTAAGGATGGGCTGGATGAGGCACTTCGCCACACACGACGGCACAACTGTGGAGATTGCTTTTCGGTCTTTTTGAATGAGCGGAAGGCCTTGTTCGGTCTCAGGCCAGCGGCGCTCCGGGAGGTTGTTCGGCGGGGCTGA
- a CDS encoding radical SAM protein — MRIVNTMRYAGQMVASRLAGTPRLVLASIYPTHHCNLRCTYCSSPYLKTPELTTDQWLAVVDELADLGCRRVAILGGEPLVRKDVPDLIARVRERGMSCVLTSNGVLVPRLVDRLRLLNTLVLSLDAVGEANDEVRGAGVFEAVKDALAAARGADIPVKINAVLSAKTAPMLDELLAFIEQHDLYLTLNIMRSGDSNLWHNADSIKAEDDEIRKVCHRMASLTRTNPRILFSETTFRYAARWDDYSRDRYEADELPADDPLLRDGPKCQAGRYYMTINPDGTVYPCVMTVGSIPGGNVVTDGVEAAWRQLHGHRCVACYSPCLVENNYLFSLKPRVVVNFVAKHLTRFF; from the coding sequence ATGCGGATTGTGAACACCATGCGGTACGCGGGCCAGATGGTGGCGAGTCGTCTGGCCGGTACACCGAGGCTGGTCTTAGCATCTATCTATCCGACACACCACTGCAACCTACGCTGCACGTACTGCAGCTCTCCTTATCTCAAGACGCCCGAACTCACAACCGACCAGTGGCTGGCGGTGGTCGACGAGCTGGCCGACCTTGGTTGCCGTCGCGTCGCCATTCTCGGAGGTGAACCTCTGGTGCGGAAAGATGTGCCGGACCTAATCGCGAGGGTGCGGGAGCGGGGCATGTCATGTGTGCTGACCTCGAACGGAGTACTTGTACCTCGGCTGGTCGATCGCCTGCGCCTGCTCAACACTCTCGTCCTCAGCCTCGATGCTGTAGGAGAGGCGAATGATGAGGTGCGCGGCGCCGGGGTTTTTGAGGCGGTCAAAGATGCCCTTGCGGCTGCCAGGGGAGCGGACATCCCGGTCAAAATCAACGCCGTGCTCTCTGCAAAAACGGCCCCGATGCTCGATGAATTGCTCGCGTTCATCGAACAGCACGATCTCTACCTTACCCTGAATATCATGCGGTCTGGGGATTCCAACCTCTGGCACAACGCCGACAGTATCAAGGCCGAAGACGACGAAATCCGAAAGGTTTGCCATCGGATGGCGAGCCTGACACGGACTAACCCGCGGATACTCTTTTCGGAGACCACCTTCCGCTACGCCGCCCGCTGGGACGACTACTCTCGCGATCGATACGAGGCCGATGAGCTCCCGGCGGACGACCCGCTCCTGCGCGATGGTCCAAAGTGTCAAGCCGGTCGCTACTATATGACCATCAATCCCGACGGGACGGTGTATCCCTGCGTAATGACCGTCGGGAGTATTCCAGGTGGCAACGTCGTGACCGATGGTGTGGAAGCAGCCTGGCGCCAACTGCACGGGCACCGGTGCGTGGCCTGTTATTCGCCCTGTCTGGTGGAAAATAATTACCTCTTCTCGCTCAAGCCCCGGGTAGTGGTAAATTTTGTGGCCAAACATTTGACTCGATTTTTTTAG